Proteins found in one Quercus robur chromosome 2, dhQueRobu3.1, whole genome shotgun sequence genomic segment:
- the LOC126713671 gene encoding transcription factor MYB87-like, whose amino-acid sequence MGRAPCCDKANVKKGPWSPEEDATLKRYLEQHGTGGNWIALPHKAGLKRCGKSCRLRWLNYLRPDIKRGGFTEEEDSIICTLYGRLGSRWSVIASQLPGRTDNDIKNYWNTKLKKKLLAAGNACPKSTTNRSPHETSNSISHLNLAQISASIPKAETYDYGSSSCFYTNSNTLMRTPLAEANNMENCDPDCIILEPSQFHVSKPMQVPDFRTSGSESYSTITTSSQDVAGLSPSSTLALENNYSLLSCNGGVNDDGLLMDFQFECHDDDLLDGFVFQEDILEKLPHSCLVDSP is encoded by the exons ATGGGAAGAGCTCCATGTTGTGACAAAGCTAACGTGAAAAAAGGGCCATGGTCACCTGAAGAAGATGCCACTCTAAAGAGATACCTTGAGCAACATGGCACTGGTGGCAATTGGATTGCCTTGCCTCACAAAGCAG GCCTTAAACGTTGCGGCAAGAGTTGTAGGCTGAGATGGCTGAATTATCTCAGGCCGGATATCAAGCGTGGAGGTTTCACAGAGGAGGAAGACAGCATTATTTGCACTCTCTATGGTAGACTTGGAAGTAG GTGGTCTGTAATAGCTTCCCAACTGCCGGGGAGAACAGATAATGATATCAAGAACTATTGGAACACCAAGTTGAAGAAAAAGCTATTGGCAGCTGGAAATGCTTGTCCCAAGAGTACAACTAACAGAAGCCCCCATGAGACTAGCAACAGTATTAGTCATCTGAACTTGGCACAGATTTCAGCTTCAATTCCAAAAGCTGAAACCTATGATTATGGGAGTTCATCTTGTTTCTATACAAATTCCAATACACTAATGCGGACTCCACTAGCGGAAGCCAAtaacatggaaaattgtgatCCAGATTGTATAATTTTGGAACCAAGTCAGTTTCATGTTTCAAAGCCTATGCAAGTTCCAGATTTTCGCACAAGTGGAAGTGAGAGTTACAGCACTATAACAACATCATCTCAGGACGTTGCAGGTCTTTCACCTTCTTCTACTTTGGCTTTGGAGAACAATTACAGCTTGTTGTCCTGCAATGGAGGTGTTAACGATGATGGacttctcatggattttcagTTTGAGTGCCATGATGATGATTTGTTAGATGGCTTTGTGTTTCAGGAAGATATACTAGAGAAGTTACCCCATTCTTGTTTAGTTGACTCTCCCTAG